The genomic DNA TCTCGTATaaccacaaatccaacgcaatatgcatttccgcaacacttatctgctggacatgtcgtctttttgtaggtcaacattctgcaccatacaacattgTAGGTCTAACCGCCGTCTTGTAAAACTTaccttttagcttcaatggtaccctcttgtcatataaaattcctgatgcttggcgccacttcatccaccccgctttgattctatggctaacatcctcatcaatatccccatctcgttgtagcattgatcccaaatatcgaaatgtatccttcctgggcactacttggttttccaaactgacatctccctcctcatgtgtagtaATGCTAAAGTCAtatctcatatattcagttttagttctgcTAAGTGTAAAACCAAGACTTTAAGGTTAGTTTCCTATTTACTTCTACCcgactttcatcaactagcactacatcatccgcgaagagcatacaccaagggatgtccccttgaatgtcccttattacctcatccatcaccaaggcaaatagataagAGCTCAAAGCAGACCCTTGATGCAGTCCTATTATAATCAGAAAGTCATTTGTGTCGCTATCACTTGTTCGGACTCTAGTTACCACATTGTTGTAGATGTCCTTAATAAGTTCAACGTACTTCGTTGGGACTTTCTGTTTGTCCAAAGCCCACCACATAACGTTCCTTGGTATTTTATCATACGCCTTCTCCAAGTCAATGAAAACCATGTGtaggtccttcttcttctccctatacCGCTACATAActtgtcttattaagaaaatagcttcCATAGTTGAACTTCCGGGCGCGAAACCAAATTGGTTCATAGAGACCTATGTTATCCTTCTCAAACGATACTCGATAACtctctcccatagcttcatagtatggctcatcaacttaattcctCGGTAATTAGTACAACTTTGAATATCTCCCTTATTCTTGTATATTGGTACCAATATACTTCTCCACTCTTCCGGCATCTTGTTCGACAAAAAAATATGGTTGAACAACTTGGTTAGCCATACTATGGCTATACCCCCGAGGCATCTCCACACCTTAATTGGGATACCATCTGGGTCCTTCGCCTTACCACTTTTCATCCTTTTTAATGCCTCTCTGACCTCAGATTCTTGGATTCTCCGCACAAAGTGCCTGCTGGTGTCATCAAAAGAGTCATCCAATTCCAAGGTTGTGTTCTCATTCTCACCATTGAACAATTTGTCATAATACTCTTGCCATCTATGTTTGATCTCATCCTCCTTTACCAAGATGTTCTCCATTTCATCCTTAATGCACTTAACTTGGTTGGAGTCCCTCGTCTTTCTCTCACAAACCTTAGCCATCCTATAGATGTCCTGCTCTCCTTCCTTGGTACCTTATCGTTGGTAAAGATCCTCATACATCCTACCCTTTGCCACACTTACAGCTTGCTTTGCGATCTTCTTTGCCTCCTTGTACTTCTCTATATTGTCCACACTCCTGTCATGGAATAAGCGTCTATagcattctttcttctttcttctccttaatAGTCCTTTGGACTTCCTCATTCCAGCACCAAGTATCTTTATCTACACCTCTACCCCCCTTAGTCACTCCAAGCACCTCTAAGGCCACCTTCCGAATGCAGTTTGCCATCTTCTCCCACATGTTGTTtgcgtcctctccttccttctaAGGGTCCTCTTTGATTACCCTTTCCTTGAAGACCTGACGTCTCCTCTTTCAGTTTCCACCATTTTGTTCTTGCAATCTTGGCTTGTTTATCCCTGCGTGCACGCATCTGAAAACGAAAGTCCACCACCACAAGCTTATGTTGAGAAACAACACATTCCCCTGGTATCACCTTGAATTCCAAGCATGCCCGTTTATCCTCTCTTCTTGTGAGGATAAAGTCAATCTGGCATTAGTGTTGGCCACTACTAAAAGTCACTAAATGGGACCATCTCTTCCTAAAGAAAGTGTTCGCTATCATCAAGTCAAAAGCTACTGCAAAGTCCAagacttcctctccctcctgatTCCTACTACCATACCCAAAACCTCATGAACCGCCTCGAAGCCTGCACTTGTTGTACCTACATGCCCATTAAGATTTCTTCCTATGAAAAGCTTCTCGCTAGAAGGTACAGTTCTAACTAGGCTATCTAAATCTTATCAGTAAAGCCTCTTAGCACTCTCATCGTGGCCTACTTGGGGGGCGTACGCACTAATTACATTCAGGACCATATCACCATCCTTGAGACTCTTGTCAATCAAAACTCCCTACTTCATTTCTATTTGCAGCTGTCCCTGTGTATCAAAGCTTGAAATCGGTATTGTCCACCTCCTTCGCCTTCTGGCTCTTCCATTTAGTCTCTTGAACGCATAAGATATTTACACGCCTCCTAGTCGCTACATCAACTAACTCAACTTACCTGCAAGAGACCCTACATTCCAACTACCTACATGAATCCGTGTTGGTTTGACTAGCTTCGTTGCCCTTCGCACCCGTCAAGAGAGATGTGAAGACCCTTGCTCATTTTTCACTACACCCGAGTGCTGATGTAGCGCGCCACTAAGGAAATGACGACTCAATCCTTGCTCACTTGACACTATGCCCAGATCGCGACACGGCGCGTCACCAAGGGGGAGACGACCCGGCCCTTGCCCATTTAACACCATACCCGGGTTTCGATGTGGCGCGTCGCTAAGAGGGTTATGCCCCAacagatttctcttgggtttcatCTCCATTAGAATGGCTAGGTTTACGTTGGCTCGCCAAGCCTATCACAACCCTCCTCCTTTACTAGGGCTTGGGACCTGCTATGTTGAGACAACATAGGCGGAGTTAAACATAGGCGGAGTTACAACATACGCGGAGTTAAAATAGAAGGGATCCAAATATGTTCCATTTTTAGCATCTATTGTTCACTacacatctctctctctccctctctaaacTATGTATTTTTATTGCAACCTAGATTATGCCGAGATGTTCAGCATATTCTTACATGTATCCGGAAGTTACCAGCTGAGAACTTCAGTGCAGAAACTACTCCAAATTATGGTCTTCTTGATGAATTCTTGGCTGAGAACTTTGGGACAAAAGTTGGTGAGTGATTGACTGTACATTAGGAACTGACTTATGTCTTCACAAATGTTCAATGTTGGAAAATATGTTAAATGGGAAGTGCTCCAAGACATTGCCATGTTTGGCCTAAATTCCGTGCAGGTACTGTTTTTGGCTTATTCCTTATGATTGTTGCCTTCTGTCTTTGTAGCCAATTTTAAATTTGCTTTTGTCACTGATGTCAATATTTCCAATTATTTTTTGTGCATCCTGATTTTTCATAGTTGGGCCTTGATAGGGTGATTTCAGAAATTGTGAGTCTGACTTTTCGTCTCCATATTTGGCAGCAATAGCCAACTAATCCCTAGCGCTAATTGGTTTAAAAGTGGCAAAGAGTGTGTATTCTGTTGCTATATCAAAGTGGCAGCAATTTATTGCACCCTGCTCAGTATAGCAGTGTGGGTTTGATGAGTCAGTCCAACTGCATGTTCAACTGAGTGATGCTATGGAAATGGATTGACATATTAGTTATGGTTTTTGGTTGAGTTGATGACCATATAGGTAGAGAAGTGGGGGTTTACGTTCTAATGCATTGTCCGAAGGACATGGAAAACTAGTAGTGGTTGAGTAGCTAAACAATTGGTGGTCCAGGCAGCTGTTCTTAAGACAGCTAGTAAGTAGaaggaaaaagttcattttactcccctcacctatccactttgtccacttaaccccctgaacaaaatttaggctcaccctgatcccctgaactatttcatttggtccaatcatccctaattagatttctcttttttgtttctccgtgTATGACTTGAATTttcagttcaaattttgtgagcagatacaaaacatgatgtcttatgttaaaaaattatactacaattttttcatggttattttcataggttaggaatatttaatacgaaattgatcttagatatacaaaactgtacaaAAAGTAATAACGAAAAATTGccaatgtatttttctaacgcagagcatcatgttataagtcaactgaaaaaatttgaaattaaaactcaacttgtacgtgaggaaacaaaaaagagaaatctaattagggggtagattggaccaaatgaaatagttcgggggagtaaagtgagcctaaattttgcttagggggtaagtggacaaagtaaataggtgaggggagtaaaatgaactttttcctaAGTAGAATGGTGATAACTTAAGTTTTGCTTCCTGCAATTTTAACTGTTAATTGCATCAGTCAGACAAAGAGCCCTAATTCATAGTCAAAACATCTTTGAATTCGAAATCATGGGAATGTGACAATGGTCGGTGTTTCCACTAAAAAAGCATGTTTTTATAGAACATCTGTCTataggcatcttgtacaagatTGCCTACTCTTTAGAGTATCTTGGTGGCTTGATGTTATGTAGATAAGTGTCTTTTCCAGAAGTGTCTCGCTAAGAATTACCTATGttgttttttttggaaaacataTAACTACTAATATAGGGCAATGAGCTATTGATTATCATGGAATGTAGCAAATTGATGCTGAACGTGTTATTTACTTGAGAAATTCTGCCATCTGGGTGTAGTATCTAACATACAGGCATCAACAACCATGCAGGTATTGCTGTGCAGGATAGTGAAGGAAGAGCTCccagatgacataattgctgaTTTTCTCGACCTTCCCAAAGATTAAATTTTTGGGTCCATAGCTTTACCATGTCAGgccatatttgttttttttttccaatagtATTTTGATTCCCGTTTGGGAAGCTGATATCTGTTAGATGCTGGTATAGAGGAAACCTGAGAGTTTTGGCACCACGGCCTAGCTTCATGCAGTTAGGTCCATTGTATTGAATAGGCCTCGAGATGGCAGCCCATGTATTTTATCCCTGCAAGGTTTGTAATTATTATTCTTGGTGCAAAAAATAATCAGTTGCTATAAGTTAGTCTAGGCAATGCGTCAAGTTTCATTGCTATATGCAGGAAATCTGCGCTTTATAGGCTTCTTTCAGCTCTATCTGCTTGAACGGGGAAGAAGAAAATCAGAGGTTACTGTGTTTATCAGATCGGGCGACTGATAATCGTATCCTAACTCCCGTTTAACTCCAATTTGAGTCTGCACTTTGTTGTGGGGGTCTATATTCAACTATATCAATATTTGTCTGAATGCTCACGGTTCTACATGGGCACCCTGAAAGACAACGTAAATTTGGAATACATATGTGCAACTGTTTTGTACATGAGTGATCTGATTGTTTTCATTCATAAGAGAGCATCCACCCAAGTGATCTGAGTTTTGGTTTACTGGTTGAAGATCTAAGAGAAACAGGGTAGTGAGCAACCATGACTGAATGACTGGTTAGGTCTGTAACCATGACTGAATGACCGGTTAATTTCACCTGCTATTaatttcaaaatttcaaaaactAAGGACGACAGGTTACTCATCTATATTGCTACAAAATATTTCCTGAACTACTGAGATTTTCAAGATTGATGAAGCATGCGGACATATCGTCTACcactaaaaaaattaattagatTAAAATGCCAACATCAATACTTAGAGACTCAGACCACAATAGTACCACAAGgaacataaaaaataattaagctATGCACATGCAATTTTCTACTTGCATCAATTGGGAAAAATTTAGAATGTTGCCAACTAATTACCTATTTAAAGTGCTCGCATTCAATTTTTTAAAGTTGAAACTATTCAAAAGATTTCTATGTGACTAATTACTATTAATATTGTTACATTAATACTAATTTACGCTAACTTTAATATGACTAATGatatataatttaaaatttgaatAGCCCACATTCAAGTTCTAAAGGATATGTATGACTAATGACTATTTTTTAGAAACTGTTCTAAAGTTCTCTATGAACAATGATAACTATTTAACtttttaaattatttattttaaattgtATAAACACGTCCTGTCTGTTTATGACTAATGATGTATTTATAATTAATATGGTCAACGCTGTATAGTTTTCtatatataataattttgaTCTCTACATGTATTTTTGATTTTCAAAAGGATGTATTCTTGTAGACGAGCATATCACCCAAATATCCGAATGcagattcaaatttgaatcaCCCCATTCTTATTTACGCTCAAAATTATTAGTATTTGCATCCGAATTAAAATGTTGTTACTCTATTGGTGTGTGGATGCTTCCATCCCGTGCGGTGATGAGAATCATGAAGGTAACGACAtgatttaaattatttttaaaaccAAGTTTGAGGCAAAAATATTTTTAGTAATTTTTTagtaataaaaggaaaaaaaagatctgCTAGTCTCTACCTCTTTGGCTTcaaaagaaaatgcaaaagCAAAACAAAGCGAGAAAAAAGCATGGCTCTTCTCCTCCCATCCGTTCGCCTTCTTCCACTGACCCCCTCGAGAGCAACAGCGCCAACCTCGTCGCCATTATCCATTCGCCGCACACAGCCAAGAGCCCTTCCGCTCCCTCCCGTCCGCTGCTGCGCCAGTCGGACCTCGCACCCCGCCGCCTCTGCTAGGGAGGCTGCCGCTTCCTGGGCCAGCGAGTTCGCCGGCGTTGTGCCATGGAAGGCCGCAGTCTCCGGCGCGCTCGCCCTTGCCGTCTGCTTCACTTGCTGTAAGCTCGCTTAGTCTTTCTTTTAGTCTCAAGTTTGCCATGCTTGGTGGAACATTCCTAAGTGAAGGATGGTGGGAGGGTATTGGTTCCGAATCGCTGTATTCGTCGCCTAAATATTTTATTGTTGTACCTGCCTACTCGACAAATATGAACTGGGGAAAGCTTGGGACGTGGACATGGGAGGCTCTTGAAATAAGATGTAGAGATATGACAGATTTTGTACTCTTAAGTAATTTATTACTGGGGCATCCATAGTACTATCATTGTATGGTAATCAATACAATTTTTACTCCAGAAAAAAAGAATACAAAGTTTAAAAGAATCTTTGTGGGATTCCTAAACTAGGGTGAGCGGTGAAAAAGAGAAATGGAGTACCCAAATATTTGTGAGATTAAACTCTAACTCGAGTAAGCTACCCCCTTGTTGAGTTGCAGCTTCATATTGACTCCATATGCTGCCATGCAGTGCTTGTAACGTTTTTTTTAATGCACTCTGCAATTTGTTGTCCTTATATTTTCTTACTAGCATGTCTAGTGAAAGAAGAAGCATACATGTATTTTGTTTTCAGTAAACATGTTTTTTTCCTCACCAGAAAGTGTCGGGTAACATATGGTACTTGCAGTTGTTGGTTTGGCAAGTGCCAGGACTGGGGTCTGCAATTTGTTGTCCTTATCTTTTCTTACTAGCATGTCTAGTGAAAAaagaagcatgcatgcatttttttagTAAAAATGTTTTTTCTTCACCAGAAAAGTGTCGGGTAACATATGGTACTTGCAGTTGTTGGTTCGGCCAACGCCAGGACTGGGGTAAACAAACCAGAATTGCTTCCTAAAGAATTTACTACTGTCATTGATGTCGCTGGTTTTCTTTCCTCTGGTCAGGTAATTTCAGTCCATGCCATTGCACATTGCACTCCTTTGTTTCTTCACAGGCACTTCAAAAATTTAGTGTCCAGACTCCACAGGAACAATATGGATAACTAAATGATGGAAAACTAATTCTGAGAGCATGGGATGATCAAAATTTGACACATGCTGAGGATGCTGATACTATTTATTTGTCTAGGATTAGATATCCTTAGTGGCCCGCGTATTTTTTCACAGGAACAAGGGAAAACTGAACATTTGTATAGGATATAGTTGTCTGGTGGAGGCACTTTACATTCTACTGTTTGAATTTCCTTATGATCCGTTAGTTTAATCATGCCATATATGTATTTGCTGAAAAGTGATGTTAACTCGTATACTAATATGAAGAGGAATGCTTGCATGGGTTACTTTTTTCTTGTACCTGAAAATTTTACTGTCTTGTTATGTGCACATCAATTATAGAGGTGGGTTATTTGTTCTAGGAAAACCGTTTGCGCCAAGAGATAGAAGACCTGGAGAAGGATACAGGGTACAAACTGCGAGTTCTTGCACAAAATTATCCTGATACACCTGGTGAGTTTTTTACCCTATATGTGGTAGGGTCTTTGACTTGCTTTCCATTCTTTCATCTCACTGCCTCTATTCAAAAATACTTGTAATCATGGTGTGCTTGGTCACAGTTTCCTAACTTGGATAGTTGATTTGTTTTACAGTGGTTTGATTAACCACATGAGCATGATCAAATATGTTTCACATACCTTCATGAAGTATGGTTTTGTTGTTTTTGCTATGAtttacaacaaaagaaacataCTTAAACTACCCTTTTGGAGATGGTTTCATGTTTGAACTATATGGTTTGTATCCTTGAGATGTGTTGGCTTGTAGATGTTTGTTGTTCCTAAGGTAAAGTTCCAATAGAACATTCTGCAATATCATTGCCAACTCCCAATAACAACAGCACAATGCTGTTCCTAATTGTTTTTTTTGTCTTCTTAAGGTTTCCCTTTATTTTACAGTTCCAATATTTAGTTTACCATATCAGCTCAATAGGCATCCTGTATTTCAATTAAATTTCTTAACATATATTTGTGTAATGTTTCTAATACTTAATATGgcccttctttttgcttaaggGAAAGCACTTGATTGGACCATAAGTCCATGACCTAACTGGATAGCAGGATGCAAATCCCTATCTTGTCATGACTCTGAATGTGACATCATGTTTATATAATTTATTTTGACGCTATATTTTTCAGGATTGGCCATCAAAGATTATTGGCAGGTTGATGAGCGAACTATTGTTTTTGTTGCTGATCCAACCTTTGGTAAGATGCTTATTTGCAGCATATGTTTCTTATTTTTCTAAATGTTGTAAGTATTTTGCCACTTGTTAATCCAAATCACACATGATGTTACTAGTAGCAATATTATAGCTGTCTATTTGAAAATGTCAATAAATTGAATTTCAGCACCCATTGTTGTGGCATCTTGTGTGTACTACAAAAACACCTGAAATTTACTTGCTATGATATTTGTTGGTGGGACATATGTACTGAATCTGGGAATCTTTTGGCAGGTAACATAATAAATTTCAACATTGGCCCATTAGTTGATTTAGATATCCCTCGGAGCTTTTGGAGTCAGGTTTCAGGGAAGTATGGGAACATGTTCTACTGGAAAGAAAAGGTGACATTCTATCTATCATTTGATCTATTTAGTTATCATGATATATTCATATGGCATTGCAGTACCTATTCCTTGCATCTTTGGTAGTTCCGATTCAGTAATTGACAGAATATGGTTTGAACGTGACAATTAGTTTTGAAAGTCATACCATAGTTTGTAAAGTCTTTTGAACACTTTCCTGAGTTGATTTACTAGTGAAATTTAAAAATCCCTATAGAAAAGGATTGATTAAAAGACCCAAGTTTCTACTTTTTTGCTCTGTATTTGTGGTTTACATGTATGGATGGATTTGCGATAAATTTACTGACGGCATCTTTGTTCATCTTGAACATGGTCAGGGAGAGGATGCATCAATTGAAGCTGCTGTGACGGCAATATCACGCTGTCTAAGAGACCCCAGCGGGACAAATAATTGTTCGGAAGTACTATAGGAAGCAAGAGCTTATCGCCCAAAGAAACATGGAAAGTCATTTGAACAAGATATAGTACTCCCTCTGGCCAGAATTAGATGACGAATAATTCAATCTGCAATTAGTTACTTGTTGCAACATCCGGAGCATGTTTAACCGGAGGTACTATTTACAGATTACTTTTTGTAAATAATAAAGTTAAAGTTATGGCGCAATGACAAAGATGACTTCAAATcactaaataaataaaaagaatgaaaagATGTCAACTAATTAATATTCGTTTATAACCAACAAAAAACTTATATGATGTCCGTACAAAGAATGTGGATTTTTTCCCTAGTTGCCTCTACAATAAatctcaaaaaaataaaaaagaaaaagaaaaagcaagaACATGTCGATCTACGCTAACTCGAGACCCTTGTTCGCCCGTCGCCGTCATGGCGCGAAGCAGCGGCCAGCGAAGCCATAGCGCCGGAACCACAGCTTCTGGAGCGCCTCCTCTGCGGTGAGCCTGCTCTCCGGGTTGGTGTCCAGCAGCCCGGCGAGAACCTCGAAGCCGCGCTCCGAAATCACCCCTTCCGGGAACACCTCCCGCAGGCAGCCGGCGTACGTGGCCAAGCCCTTCTCCCGCAGCCGGGCCGCCCGATCGCGCCCGGCGACGCGCTCCAGCCCCGCCCACTTCACCATGCCCCTCGTCCCGGCCACGTGCTGCACCTTCTCGAACACCTCGGCATACGACTTGCCGAAGAacggcccgccggcgccggcgacgagctcggCCATGATGCAGCCCAGCCCCCACGTGTCGACCCGCTCGTTGTAGTCCTCGGAGCCGAGGAAGAGCTCCGGCGCGCGGTACGGGCTCGCCGACGCCAGCGCCGCGACGCCGTCCTTCCCCGCCACCCGCGACGCAGACATGCCGAAGCCGCAGATCCTGTAGACCATCCTGCCCTTCTTCGTCCGGTCGACGACCACGTTCTCCGGCGCCATGTCCCTGTGCAGGACGCCGGCCTTGTGCACGTGCTTGGCGCCGGAGAGGAGCTGCCGCATGGCGTCGCGCACCTCGGCCTCCGTGAACGGCCGCTCCTGCTCGAACCGGAGCGCCAGGTACCGGTGCAGGTTCAGGGGCCCCGCGTACCGGGTGACGAGGAAGcagtcgccgtcgcggcggccgctgTCGGCGTGGGTGGCCACGAGCTTGACGACGGACGGGTGGCCGCGGCAGGCGGCGAGGGACATGGCCTCCCGGGCCAAGTCGTGGAGGGCCGTCTGGACGAAGCGGTCGTCGGTCCGGCCACTGAGGCGCTTCACGGCCACGAGGCGATTGCCGGCGCGGTCCCAGGCCTTGTACACGTCGCCGAACATGCTGTCGCCGAGCTTGTCGAGGCGCTCGTAgcgcgccgccacggcggccggccagggcgccggctcctcctcctccagctcttCTACCTTCTTCGCCTCgggcggctcctcctcctcctcggtggagACGGCGGCCATTGATCCGGTCGTTGGAGAAGGCAGTGCGACGACGATGGGCACGACGCGACACGTCTAGAGCTGCACGGTGTGCTGCTTTTGTTGGGGGAAAGGGGTGCTCGGGACTCGGGAGTTATATGGAGCCGTGGCCGTGCCTGGGCTCCGACTCGGAACACCGACGCGTTGTGATTGGTGGCGGATCGGAATTGATCCGAGCCCGACCCAGCACCGCTGCCTGTCTCGTTTCTGTGCGTTTTGCATCGCTCCGATCCTACTACGCCTGACGCTTCCGTTCCTGCTCGCAAGGCATGGGCTGGTCTTCATGCATAAGTGGAAGTTGGGTAAGAAAATAAACTTCCGGAAACCTTCCCAGTTGGAACGCGTGCAGGAGTCCGGGACTGGGGTTTTAGTTAGGGTTCAGATCGAGTCGTTTTGGGCCTCCATGGGCTCGAAATTGGAGTCGCTGGCTGCCAGGCTGGTTCATATTTTTGGCTCGCCAGCAGAAATTGGAATAACGACGCTAAATGAACGCTAAAGCTATGcggttagagcaactccaagaggctgctaatcttacccccaataccttttttaggaaaaaagagagaaaaaatgaactccaacaatccacctaaatcttccccaattttttagcgacgctaaaaaacagcccgccaccgcgtatattttagcgttggcgttcctcccccaatccaccgcgtatattttagcgttggcgttcctcccccaatcctgattcccgcatacccgcgcg from Setaria italica strain Yugu1 chromosome VII, Setaria_italica_v2.0, whole genome shotgun sequence includes the following:
- the LOC101785584 gene encoding thylakoid lumenal 15.0 kDa protein 2, chloroplastic; the encoded protein is MALLLPSVRLLPLTPSRATAPTSSPLSIRRTQPRALPLPPVRCCASRTSHPAASAREAAASWASEFAGVVPWKAAVSGALALAVCFTCFVGSANARTGVNKPELLPKEFTTVIDVAGFLSSGQENRLRQEIEDLEKDTGYKLRVLAQNYPDTPGLAIKDYWQVDERTIVFVADPTFGNIINFNIGPLVDLDIPRSFWSQVSGKYGNMFYWKEKGEDASIEAAVTAISRCLRDPSGTNNCSEVL
- the LOC101785986 gene encoding putative cyclin-dependent kinase F-2; translated protein: MFGDVYKAWDRAGNRLVAVKRLSGRTDDRFVQTALHDLAREAMSLAACRGHPSVVKLVATHADSGRRDGDCFLVTRYAGPLNLHRYLALRFEQERPFTEAEVRDAMRQLLSGAKHVHKAGVLHRDMAPENVVVDRTKKGRMVYRICGFGMSASRVAGKDGVAALASASPYRAPELFLGSEDYNERVDTWGLGCIMAELVAGAGGPFFGKSYAEVFEKVQHVAGTRGMVKWAGLERVAGRDRAARLREKGLATYAGCLREVFPEGVISERGFEVLAGLLDTNPESRLTAEEALQKLWFRRYGFAGRCFAP